Proteins encoded in a region of the Pelmatolapia mariae isolate MD_Pm_ZW linkage group LG6, Pm_UMD_F_2, whole genome shotgun sequence genome:
- the rhoh gene encoding rho-related GTP-binding protein RhoH: MNGFPEMSIKCVLVGDSAVGKTALLVRFTSETFPDTYKPTVFDNTGVEVYMDGIQISLGLWDTAGNDSFKQIRPRSYQQADVVLICFSVANPHSLASVQNKWINEVRQHLPRVPVLVVATQTDLREMGGHRGTCITPSEGKHVAQDVRAKGYLECSSLSNRGVQQVFEYAVRTVVNQAKKQARRRMFSMNQCKVF, encoded by the coding sequence ATGAATGGCTTTCCGGAAATGTCGATTAAGTGCGTCCTAGTCGGGGACAGCGCAGTCGGAAAAACGGCCCTGCTGGTCCGCTTCACCTCAGAAACTTTCCCCGACACCTATAAGCCCACAGTGTTTGACAACACAGGGGTGGAGGTGTACATGGACGGTATCCAGATCAGCCTGGGGTTGTGGGACACGGCTGGCAATGACAGCTTCAAACAGATCCGACCAAGATCATACCAGCAGGCCGATGTCGTCCTAATCTGCTTCTCTGTGGCTAACCCCCACTCTCTCGCCAGTGTCCAGAACAAGTGGATCAATGAGGTTCGACAACACTTGCCCAGGGTACCGGTGCTGGTTGTGGCAACCCAGACAGACTTGAGGGAAATGGGTGGGCACCGGGGCACATGCATCACACCATCCGAGGGTAAACATGTGGCTCAAGATGTTAGGGCTAAAGGCTATTTGGAGTGCTCCTCCTTAAGCAACCGCGGTGTGCAGCAGGTGTTTGAGTACGCTGTGCGGACAGTTGTTAACCAGGCCAAGAAACAGGCCAGAAGACGCATGTTCAGCATGAACCAGTGTAAGGTCTTTTGA
- the chrna9a gene encoding neuronal acetylcholine receptor subunit alpha-9-I: MRKASLMVWIGLLVRVSHCAQGHYAHKLLNDLMENYSNALRPVEDTDKALNVSLQITLSQIKDMDERNQVLTTYLWIRQVWHDAYLKWDKEEYDDLEMINIPSDLVWKPDIVLYNKADEESSGPSNTNVKLRYNGEIIWDSPAITKSTCVVDVSYFPFDWQQCNLTFGSWTYNGNQVDISLGMDSGDLSDFVENVEWECHGMPAVRNVMMYGCCSDPYTEITYTLLLKRRSSFYIFNLLLPCFLISFLAPLGFYLPADSGEKVSLGVTVLLALTVFQLLVAESMPPAESMPYIGKYYIATMTMITASTSLTIFIMNIHFCGAEAKPVPYWAKVLIIDYMSKIFFVYEVGENCTTPESERTPLYPEEPMGDKSCYHDDRFHDGFYYTDSDPYKYSNGNGVHHHKNHHKRQANGNTNSRHHHYNNHNNHASRLERGDAKHEPTQRYHHIRRDELDYQAPRHPLHLQHLNGGFKEQILYSSEKIQVPACPCCCPCIQHKQVVKNIEYIANCFREQRATCIKVAEWKKVAKVMDRFFMWIFFVMVFLMSILIIAKAS; the protein is encoded by the exons ATGAGGAAGGCATCGCTGATGGTTTGGATCGGCCTTTTGGTGCGAG TGTCCCATTGTGCTCAGGGACATTATGCCCATAAACTTCTAAACGACCTGATGGAGAACTACTCCAATGCTCTGAGACCCGTAGAGGACACAGACAAAGCCCTCAATGTCTCCCTGCAGATCACTCTGTCACAGATCAAAGATATG GATGAGAGGAATCAGGTGTTAACCACATACCTGTGGATCAGGCAGGTCTGGCATGATGCCTACCTGAAGTGGGACAAGGAGGAATATGATGACCTAGAAATGATCAACATCCCCAGTGACCTGGTTTGGAAGCCCGACATTGTCCTCTATAACAA AGCAGATGAGGAGTCGTCAGGCCCATCCAACACTAACGTGAAGCTGCGTTACAACGGAGAgatcatctgggactctccggCCATCACAAAGAGCACGTGTGTGGTGGACGTCTCCTACTTCCCCTTTGACTGGCAGCAATGCAATCTCACATTTGGCTCCTGGACCTACAATGGAAACCAG GTGGACATCAGTTTGGGCATGGACAGCGGGGACCTGTCTGACTTTGTGGAGAACGTGGAGTGGGAGTGTCACGGCATGCCAGCGGTTAGAAACGTCATGATGTATGGCTGCTGTTCCGATCCTTACACTGAAATCACCTACACCCTGCTCCTGAAGAGGCGCTCCTCCTTCTACATCTTCAACTTGCTCCTCCCCTGCTTCCTTATCTCCTTCCTGGCCCCGCTGGGCTTCTACCTTCCAGCCGACTCGGGGGAGAAAGTTTCCTTGGGGGTGACGGTTCTGCTGGCGCTCACTGTGTTCCAGTTGTTGGTGGCTGAGAGCATGCCTCCTGCAGAAAGCATGCCCTACATAG GGAAGTACTACATTGCCACCATGACTATGATCACAGCCTCCACTTCTCtcaccatcttcatcatgaACATTCATTTCTGCGGTGCTGAAGCCAAACCAGTCCCTTACTGGGCTAAGGTGCTCATCATTGACTACATGTCCAAAATCTTCTTTGTCTATGAAGTCGGGGAGAACTGCACCACGCCAGAAAGCGAGAGGACACCGCTCTACCCAGAGGAACCAATGGGTGATAAGAGCTGCTACCATGACGACCGCTTCCATGATGGCTTCTACTATACTGACAGTGATCCATACAAATACAGCAATGGGAATGGCGTACATCATCACAAAAACCATCACAAAAGACAAGCAAACGGCAACACCAACAGCAGGCATCACCATTACAACAACCATAACAACCACGCTTCCAGGCTGGAGAGGGGTGACGCAAAGCATGAGCCCACTCAGCGTTACCACCACATCAGGAGGGATGAACTAGATTACCAGGCTCCTCGGCATCCACTGCACCTCCAACACCTGAATGGGGGGTTTAAGGAGCAGATCCTCTATTCCTCAGAGAAGATTCAAGTACCTGCCTGTCCCTGCTGCTGCCCCTGTATCCAACATAAACAG GTGGTTAAGAACATCGAGTACATTGCAAACTGTTTCCGTGAGCAGAGAGCCACGTGCATCAAGGTAGCAGAGTGGAAGAAGGTTGCCAAGGTGATGGATCGGTTTTTCATGTGGATCTTTTTTGTCATGGTCTTCCTCATGAGCATTCTCATCATTGCCAAGGCGTCTTGa
- the LOC134629195 gene encoding D(1A) dopamine receptor-like — protein sequence MNNTTGLALVGAGSREGLPAHRVLTGCVLALLIIWTLLGNFTVCAAVYRYRHLRAKVTNVFIVSLALSDLLVAVLVMPWKAVAEVAGFWPFGGFCKTWLACDIMCSTASILNLCVISVDRYWAISNPFRYERSMNRRVASVIIGVTWTVSVVISFVPVQLNWHRAEIGDPTGENLAHYGNRIDDGSCDSSLSRTYAISSSLISFYIPVAIMIVTYTRIYRIAQMQIRMISSLERAAEHAQSCRSDVPELISHLCTEMSTRSSQSHISLHPDCQPSNQSHCELKVSIRKETKVLKTLSIIMGVFVCCWLPFFILNCALPFCPGPAAPAAQRGPYCVSEKTFDVFVWIGWSNSSLNPVIYAFNADFRDAFLRLLRCRGRGFLAAVSAAVETVMASNQAGNSKRESPKKVRLDVSCATNTRGSEDSGNTTVTVFYHRGTRSEQVTDTEDRSNRDKLTHIPI from the coding sequence ATGAATAATACAACCGGCTTGGCGCTGGTAGGAGCTGGGAGCCGGGAAGGGTTACCGGCGCACCGCGTCTTGACGGGCTGTGTTCTGGCGCTGCTCATCATTTGGACACTTTTAGGTAACTTCACGGTGTGCGCGGCCGTTTATCGCTATCGCCACCTGCGCGCAAAAGTAACCAACGTCTTCATCGTGTCGTTGGCTCTGTCGGACCTCCTGGTGGCCGTGCTGGTGATGCCGTGGAAAGCGGTGGCCGAAGTGGCCGGTTTCTGGCCGTTCGGGGGCTTCTGTAAAACCTGGCTGGCCTGCGACATCATGTGTTCAACGGCCTCCATCCTAAACCTGTGCGTCATTAGTGTGGACCGATACTGGGCCATCTCCAACCCGTTTCGCTATGAGAGGAGTATGAATAGGAGGGTGGCATCCGTCATCATCGGTGTGACCTGGACAGTTTCTGTGGTCATCTCCTTCGTTCCTGTGCAGCTAAACTGGCACCGGGCGGAGATCGGTGACCCAACCGGGGAGAATCTGGCGCACTACGGTAATCGTATTGACGATGGCAGCTGTGACTCAAGCCTCAGCCGCACATATgccatctcctcctccctcaTCAGCTTCTACATCCCGGTCGCGATCATGATTGTGACATACACACGCATCTACCGGATAGCCCAAATGCAGATCCGCATGATATCCTCCTTGGAGCGGGCTGCCGAGCACGCGCAGAGTTGCCGCTCGGACGTTCCGGAACTGATTTCGCACCTGTGCACAGAAATGAGCACCCGCTCGTCTCAGTCTCACATCAGTCTACATCCGGACTGCCAGCCCTCTAATCAGTCACACTGCGAGCTCAAAGTCTCCATCAGAAAAGAGACAAAAGTGCTCAAAACTCTGAGCATCATAATGGGCGTGTTCGTCTGCTGCTGGCTGCCTTTCTTTATCCTCAACTGCGCTCTGCCTTTCTGTCCCGGACCAGCTGCTCCAGCGGCCCAACGCGGCCCTTACTGCGTTAGCGAAAAAACTTTTGATGTCTTTGTGTGGATCGGCTGGAGCAATTCGTCTCTAAACCCGGTCATATATGCGTTCAACGCGGACTTCAGAGACGCTTTCCTGCGCCTGTTGCGCTGCCGGGGACGCGGCTTTTTGGCCGCGGTGAGTGCCGCGGTGGAGACGGTAATGGCGAGTAACCAGGCGGGAAACTCCAAGCGAGAAAGCCCGAAGAAGGTGAGGCTGGACGTCTCCTGCGCGACGAACACGAGGGGAAGTGAGGACAGCGGGAACACTACGGTgactgtgttttatcacagaGGGACGAGGTCGGAACAAGTGACGGACACCGAGGACAGGAGCAACAGAGACAAGCTGACGCACATTCCCATCTGA